The following are encoded in a window of Phaseolus vulgaris cultivar G19833 chromosome 3, P. vulgaris v2.0, whole genome shotgun sequence genomic DNA:
- the LOC137808314 gene encoding uncharacterized protein isoform X1 — protein sequence MNSRTRSTLHSVKPPLKDSKGKMETGGKKTMGGLKNGRRSNRERKMALIQDVDKLKRKLRHEENVHRALERAFTRPLGSLPRLPPYLPPYTLELLAEVAVLEEEVVRLEEQVVNFRQGLYQEAVFISSKRNAENLNDLIDQNTIRSSKHQRSKSMSQSEFNSTMMGRPHASLARSASSRKLLFSSDTINEHTGKLVHGKQLHRKQDSFSSIPEEGRGKENRSFGNFVKDKQSPEKKTTAKVTSPIKKSPLKQETPEKCMDHLRLQLDWRLVDHERAQSSSNSSDDKVSEVDSTPNRVSEDIVKCLSSIFVRIGTFKDKIGEAKTPSRSASAFNQFGKERDHFCDPYGICSESKTGDVGPYKRLCEVKASTVDLNRASNAVFLIHRLKFLLGKLASLNLKGLTHQEKLAFWINIYNSCMMNAYLEHGIPESPEMVVALMQKATIVVGGQLLNAITLEHFILRLPYHLKFTCPKAAKNDEVKAPGIFGLEWSEPLVTFALSCGSWSSPAVRVYTASQVDDELEAAKRDYLQASVGITKSNKLIIPKLLDWYLLDFAKDLESLLDWVCLQLPDEMRNQAVECLEKRGRDSLTQMVQMMPYDFSFRLLLHQ from the exons ATGAATAGCAGAACACGCAGCACTCTTCACTCAGTGAAACCTCCTTTAAAAGATTCTAAA GGGAAGATGGAAACGGGAGGGAAGAAAACAATGGGTGGGCTCAAGAATGGGCGCCGATCCAATCGAGAAAGGAAGATGGCTTTGATTCAAGAT GTAGATAAGTTGAAGAGGAAGCTCAGACATGAAGAGAATGTTCATAGAGCTTTAGAAAGAGCATTCACAAGGCCTTTGGGATCTCTGCCTCGTCTTCCTCCTTATCTTCCTCCATAT ACATTGGAGCTGTTGGCTGAAGTAGCagtgttggaggaggaggtggttAGACTTGAAGAGCAGGTTGTGAACTTTCGTCAAGGTTTATATCAGGAAGCTGTGTTCATTTCCTCCAAGAGGAATGCAGAGAATTTGAATGACCTTATTGACCAAAACACCATCAGGAGTTCTAAGCATCAGAGATCAAAATCGATGTCTCAAAGTGAGTTCAATTCAACTATGATGGGTAGGCCTCATGCTTCTCTTGCCAGAAGTGCTTCCAGCAGAAAGCTATTGTTCTCTTCTGACACTATCAATGAACACACTGGGAAGCTAGTCCATGGAAAGCAATTGCACAGAAAACAAGATTCATTCTCATCTATTCCAGAAGAGGGAAGGGGAAAAGAGAATCGATCATTTGGTAACTTTGTGAAGGATAAGCAATCACCGGAGAAGAAAACTACAGCCAAAGTTACTTCTCCAATAAAGAAATCTCCGCTCAAACAAGAAACACCTGAGAAGTGCATGGATCACTTGAGGTTACAG TTGGACTGGAGATTAGTAGACCATGAAAGGGCTCAGAGTTCTTCAAATTCATCAGATGATAAGGTTTCAGAAGTTGATAGCACACCCAATAGAGTTTCAGAGGATATTGTCAAGTGCTTGAGTAGCATTTTTGTTAGAATTGGTACATTCAAGGACAAAATTGGGGAAGCAAAAACGCCTTCACGCTCTGCATCAGCTTTCAACCAATTCGGCAAGGAAAGGGATCACTTTTGTGATCCTTACGGTATCTGTTCAGAATCCAAAACAGGAGATGTTGGTCCGTATAAAAGATTATGTGAAGTCAAAGCCTCCACTGTTGATCTGAACCGGGCATCAAATGCTGTGTTTCTGATCCACAGATTAAA GTTCTTACTCGGGAAACTAGCTTCTCTCAACTTGAAGGGTCTTACTCATCAGGAAAAACTTGCATTCTGGATAAACATTTACAATTCCTGCATGATGAAT GCATATTTAGAGCACGGCATCCCTGAGAGTCCAGAAATGGTTGTAGCATTAATGCAGAAG GCAACTATTGTAGTGGGGGGCCAGTTGCTCAATGCAATTACACTGGAGCATTTCATCTTGAGACTGCCTTATCACCTCAAGTTT ACGTGTCCAAAAGCTGCAAAAAATGATGAGGTTAAAGCACCAGGCATATTTGGCCTGGAATGGTCTGAGCCCTTAGTAACATTTGCACTTTCCTGTGGAAGTTGGTCTTCACCTGCA gtGAGAGTTTATACAGCATCACAAGTTGATGATGAGTTAGAAGCAGCAAAGAGAGACTATTTACAGGCTTCAGTTGGCATCACAAAATCAAACAAGTTAATAATTCCCAAGTTGTTGGACTGGTATTTACTGGACTTTGCAAAGGACTTAGAATCTTTGTTGGACTGGGTCTGCCTCCAACTACCTGACGAAATGAGAAACCAGGCAGTTGAATGCCTTGAAAAAAGGGGAAGAGATTCTCTAACACAGATGGTACAAATGATGCCCTATGATTTCAGTTTCAGGTTACTTTTACACCAGTAA
- the LOC137808314 gene encoding uncharacterized protein isoform X2, translating to METGGKKTMGGLKNGRRSNRERKMALIQDVDKLKRKLRHEENVHRALERAFTRPLGSLPRLPPYLPPYTLELLAEVAVLEEEVVRLEEQVVNFRQGLYQEAVFISSKRNAENLNDLIDQNTIRSSKHQRSKSMSQSEFNSTMMGRPHASLARSASSRKLLFSSDTINEHTGKLVHGKQLHRKQDSFSSIPEEGRGKENRSFGNFVKDKQSPEKKTTAKVTSPIKKSPLKQETPEKCMDHLRLQLDWRLVDHERAQSSSNSSDDKVSEVDSTPNRVSEDIVKCLSSIFVRIGTFKDKIGEAKTPSRSASAFNQFGKERDHFCDPYGICSESKTGDVGPYKRLCEVKASTVDLNRASNAVFLIHRLKFLLGKLASLNLKGLTHQEKLAFWINIYNSCMMNAYLEHGIPESPEMVVALMQKATIVVGGQLLNAITLEHFILRLPYHLKFTCPKAAKNDEVKAPGIFGLEWSEPLVTFALSCGSWSSPAVRVYTASQVDDELEAAKRDYLQASVGITKSNKLIIPKLLDWYLLDFAKDLESLLDWVCLQLPDEMRNQAVECLEKRGRDSLTQMVQMMPYDFSFRLLLHQ from the exons ATGGAAACGGGAGGGAAGAAAACAATGGGTGGGCTCAAGAATGGGCGCCGATCCAATCGAGAAAGGAAGATGGCTTTGATTCAAGAT GTAGATAAGTTGAAGAGGAAGCTCAGACATGAAGAGAATGTTCATAGAGCTTTAGAAAGAGCATTCACAAGGCCTTTGGGATCTCTGCCTCGTCTTCCTCCTTATCTTCCTCCATAT ACATTGGAGCTGTTGGCTGAAGTAGCagtgttggaggaggaggtggttAGACTTGAAGAGCAGGTTGTGAACTTTCGTCAAGGTTTATATCAGGAAGCTGTGTTCATTTCCTCCAAGAGGAATGCAGAGAATTTGAATGACCTTATTGACCAAAACACCATCAGGAGTTCTAAGCATCAGAGATCAAAATCGATGTCTCAAAGTGAGTTCAATTCAACTATGATGGGTAGGCCTCATGCTTCTCTTGCCAGAAGTGCTTCCAGCAGAAAGCTATTGTTCTCTTCTGACACTATCAATGAACACACTGGGAAGCTAGTCCATGGAAAGCAATTGCACAGAAAACAAGATTCATTCTCATCTATTCCAGAAGAGGGAAGGGGAAAAGAGAATCGATCATTTGGTAACTTTGTGAAGGATAAGCAATCACCGGAGAAGAAAACTACAGCCAAAGTTACTTCTCCAATAAAGAAATCTCCGCTCAAACAAGAAACACCTGAGAAGTGCATGGATCACTTGAGGTTACAG TTGGACTGGAGATTAGTAGACCATGAAAGGGCTCAGAGTTCTTCAAATTCATCAGATGATAAGGTTTCAGAAGTTGATAGCACACCCAATAGAGTTTCAGAGGATATTGTCAAGTGCTTGAGTAGCATTTTTGTTAGAATTGGTACATTCAAGGACAAAATTGGGGAAGCAAAAACGCCTTCACGCTCTGCATCAGCTTTCAACCAATTCGGCAAGGAAAGGGATCACTTTTGTGATCCTTACGGTATCTGTTCAGAATCCAAAACAGGAGATGTTGGTCCGTATAAAAGATTATGTGAAGTCAAAGCCTCCACTGTTGATCTGAACCGGGCATCAAATGCTGTGTTTCTGATCCACAGATTAAA GTTCTTACTCGGGAAACTAGCTTCTCTCAACTTGAAGGGTCTTACTCATCAGGAAAAACTTGCATTCTGGATAAACATTTACAATTCCTGCATGATGAAT GCATATTTAGAGCACGGCATCCCTGAGAGTCCAGAAATGGTTGTAGCATTAATGCAGAAG GCAACTATTGTAGTGGGGGGCCAGTTGCTCAATGCAATTACACTGGAGCATTTCATCTTGAGACTGCCTTATCACCTCAAGTTT ACGTGTCCAAAAGCTGCAAAAAATGATGAGGTTAAAGCACCAGGCATATTTGGCCTGGAATGGTCTGAGCCCTTAGTAACATTTGCACTTTCCTGTGGAAGTTGGTCTTCACCTGCA gtGAGAGTTTATACAGCATCACAAGTTGATGATGAGTTAGAAGCAGCAAAGAGAGACTATTTACAGGCTTCAGTTGGCATCACAAAATCAAACAAGTTAATAATTCCCAAGTTGTTGGACTGGTATTTACTGGACTTTGCAAAGGACTTAGAATCTTTGTTGGACTGGGTCTGCCTCCAACTACCTGACGAAATGAGAAACCAGGCAGTTGAATGCCTTGAAAAAAGGGGAAGAGATTCTCTAACACAGATGGTACAAATGATGCCCTATGATTTCAGTTTCAGGTTACTTTTACACCAGTAA
- the LOC137808314 gene encoding uncharacterized protein isoform X3, with translation MLVQMQVDKLKRKLRHEENVHRALERAFTRPLGSLPRLPPYLPPYTLELLAEVAVLEEEVVRLEEQVVNFRQGLYQEAVFISSKRNAENLNDLIDQNTIRSSKHQRSKSMSQSEFNSTMMGRPHASLARSASSRKLLFSSDTINEHTGKLVHGKQLHRKQDSFSSIPEEGRGKENRSFGNFVKDKQSPEKKTTAKVTSPIKKSPLKQETPEKCMDHLRLQLDWRLVDHERAQSSSNSSDDKVSEVDSTPNRVSEDIVKCLSSIFVRIGTFKDKIGEAKTPSRSASAFNQFGKERDHFCDPYGICSESKTGDVGPYKRLCEVKASTVDLNRASNAVFLIHRLKFLLGKLASLNLKGLTHQEKLAFWINIYNSCMMNAYLEHGIPESPEMVVALMQKATIVVGGQLLNAITLEHFILRLPYHLKFTCPKAAKNDEVKAPGIFGLEWSEPLVTFALSCGSWSSPAVRVYTASQVDDELEAAKRDYLQASVGITKSNKLIIPKLLDWYLLDFAKDLESLLDWVCLQLPDEMRNQAVECLEKRGRDSLTQMVQMMPYDFSFRLLLHQ, from the exons AT GTTGGTGCAAATGCAGGTAGATAAGTTGAAGAGGAAGCTCAGACATGAAGAGAATGTTCATAGAGCTTTAGAAAGAGCATTCACAAGGCCTTTGGGATCTCTGCCTCGTCTTCCTCCTTATCTTCCTCCATAT ACATTGGAGCTGTTGGCTGAAGTAGCagtgttggaggaggaggtggttAGACTTGAAGAGCAGGTTGTGAACTTTCGTCAAGGTTTATATCAGGAAGCTGTGTTCATTTCCTCCAAGAGGAATGCAGAGAATTTGAATGACCTTATTGACCAAAACACCATCAGGAGTTCTAAGCATCAGAGATCAAAATCGATGTCTCAAAGTGAGTTCAATTCAACTATGATGGGTAGGCCTCATGCTTCTCTTGCCAGAAGTGCTTCCAGCAGAAAGCTATTGTTCTCTTCTGACACTATCAATGAACACACTGGGAAGCTAGTCCATGGAAAGCAATTGCACAGAAAACAAGATTCATTCTCATCTATTCCAGAAGAGGGAAGGGGAAAAGAGAATCGATCATTTGGTAACTTTGTGAAGGATAAGCAATCACCGGAGAAGAAAACTACAGCCAAAGTTACTTCTCCAATAAAGAAATCTCCGCTCAAACAAGAAACACCTGAGAAGTGCATGGATCACTTGAGGTTACAG TTGGACTGGAGATTAGTAGACCATGAAAGGGCTCAGAGTTCTTCAAATTCATCAGATGATAAGGTTTCAGAAGTTGATAGCACACCCAATAGAGTTTCAGAGGATATTGTCAAGTGCTTGAGTAGCATTTTTGTTAGAATTGGTACATTCAAGGACAAAATTGGGGAAGCAAAAACGCCTTCACGCTCTGCATCAGCTTTCAACCAATTCGGCAAGGAAAGGGATCACTTTTGTGATCCTTACGGTATCTGTTCAGAATCCAAAACAGGAGATGTTGGTCCGTATAAAAGATTATGTGAAGTCAAAGCCTCCACTGTTGATCTGAACCGGGCATCAAATGCTGTGTTTCTGATCCACAGATTAAA GTTCTTACTCGGGAAACTAGCTTCTCTCAACTTGAAGGGTCTTACTCATCAGGAAAAACTTGCATTCTGGATAAACATTTACAATTCCTGCATGATGAAT GCATATTTAGAGCACGGCATCCCTGAGAGTCCAGAAATGGTTGTAGCATTAATGCAGAAG GCAACTATTGTAGTGGGGGGCCAGTTGCTCAATGCAATTACACTGGAGCATTTCATCTTGAGACTGCCTTATCACCTCAAGTTT ACGTGTCCAAAAGCTGCAAAAAATGATGAGGTTAAAGCACCAGGCATATTTGGCCTGGAATGGTCTGAGCCCTTAGTAACATTTGCACTTTCCTGTGGAAGTTGGTCTTCACCTGCA gtGAGAGTTTATACAGCATCACAAGTTGATGATGAGTTAGAAGCAGCAAAGAGAGACTATTTACAGGCTTCAGTTGGCATCACAAAATCAAACAAGTTAATAATTCCCAAGTTGTTGGACTGGTATTTACTGGACTTTGCAAAGGACTTAGAATCTTTGTTGGACTGGGTCTGCCTCCAACTACCTGACGAAATGAGAAACCAGGCAGTTGAATGCCTTGAAAAAAGGGGAAGAGATTCTCTAACACAGATGGTACAAATGATGCCCTATGATTTCAGTTTCAGGTTACTTTTACACCAGTAA